The genomic region CCACACTCCCACATACAGTAGCTCCAATCTTGGTCTAGATGGGTATACAATAAAATCAATACATCTGTTTCCCATAAAGCTTTTTTTAACTGCTGATTTAAGTTGCTACCAGATTTAGGTCCATCAGCCCAAGGAGAAGATGATTGGAAGACATTGATCCGACCTCCACTTCGGTCGCTGATGAATAATCTGATTACATCTGCAATCTTGCTGTCTACGTGCTTATGACTAATGAAAAGAGTAGGTTTAGAGTTAGAGGAATTGCTGTTCATATATTTTTGCAGTTCTAATGTGCAATCTTAAGTATTAAAAGTTGACTATATAAACAGTTAAAGATTTGTTAGAATTCAGACATTTTGTAACAGAGCGATTCAATCCATCCTTTAGTTCATGCTAGAGACTGTAATGAAGCTTTGCTAGTACCTTTGAGGTACTCTTTAGAAAGTCTTTGTAAAAAAGAATCAAGCAGTTCTTGATTTCTATCTCCGTCAGTTCTGAGTTAATCGCCGCAGCATCAGTCGAATCTTCACCACGTCGCCAATTTTACGTTTTCTTTTGTGGCGGTGGTTGTGGCCTGGGAGAAGTTGGTGGAGTTGATGATGGGCATCAATCTCGTCTTTGCGTTCCTGCATAATGCGTTCAATCACTCTTTGATTGGTGCTGAAGTTCTTCAATCCGTTAATGGTGATCGCCCACTTGAGGTCATGAAGCTGGTTGGGGAGGTTGTTGTGCTGGATGATGGCATCGATCGCCTGATGAACGATCGCATCAGCTTCGCCAGTTTTGTATTTGCGAGGTTTGCTTTCTTCAGTGTTTGTCTTCTCTGCCGTATCTATCGCTTGGTCAGCGATCGCGGGTTGCGTTGTTGGATCTGACCCTGGTACTGGTGCTGGGAGTGTAGTTGTCCCTGGTGGAGCGATCGCGTTTTGCTCCGTTGCCTGTTGAATCTGTGGTGTTTGAGCCTGGAGTTGAAACTGAACGAACTGAGCCATGACATCAAGCAGCTTGTCGAGTTTAGATTCCAATCCATTTGCTGTTGGCTGCTCCAGAGACAAATTGTTTATGAATTCAGTAGATTGGATTGGTTGACTAACTTCACTTTCCTCTAAAGGCTCTAGTGCAGTCTCATTGGTTTCAGGTCTAGAAGCGATCGCGAGAGTTGCCTCAACTTCATCGGGAGTAGTGATCTCTTCCGTTTCTACGAGAGCGATCGCCTCGACGGGTTCCACCTCCATTGCTTCACCAACTGTCGTCTCTTCTAATTCAGCCATCGTAGCTTTCGCGGCCAACTGCTGTAGAGACCAAGCCACCCAAGCAGACATCTTGTCGGGTTGAAGTTTGCCGTCAAAGTGTTCGAGAATGTGAGCGATCGCCGCTTGGTCGTCTTTCCAGATTCTCAGGCTCGTGCGCTGTGATCGCCGCCGTTCCCCAATTTGAGTGCCATCTGTCCGATCCTGAAACGGAGCAATGGGCTGAATACCGCCCAAGCCCAGCTTAATGCCCTTACGTTTGCCTGCATACTGAGCAATCACAGAGTCTGCAATCTCAAAATCGGCATAATGACGAGAAGCGGCGAGCGATCGCCTCAGTTCTGGATTGTGCTCATCAAGCACAGCATAGTGACCTTGAATCGCGGCTCTAAACTCCACTGGGTCTACGCGAGGCGGACAGTACCAAAAGATGGCGATCGTGGCGTAGACCGCACGAAACAAGTGAGTGTAGAGGTTGCCTCCAGCTCTAGGAGGCACCAGGTCCGAGAAGTGGCGATCGCAAGCCGCCGCCACAGCAGGACCAAAGCGAGCATTCACCTCTTTGGCTGGTAGCTCCTGCGTCTCCGGCAACTCCCGTCTAATCTTGGCTAACGCCTTACAGACCTTCTCCGAAGTCGTCAACGTGGGAATCTCAAAACTGAGCGTTTGCGTTTCTCCCCCACGTTTAAGCGCCCCAGTAAAGACCACACTCCAGCGCGTCTTGGGTTCAAACTTAGCCGTGGAGAGCAGCTCACTGGAACGTCTGCCCGTTAGTACCGCCAAAGCCGCAGCCACCTCTGCCCACTCCGGCGACTCCAGCAAGCGAACAGCGGTTGCCACAATACCATCAGGATTGTGCAACGGCTTCACATCTTCATTGCGCTCTGAGACCGATCGCTGCTTCTCATCATTGAGCTGAGTGTATTCCTCAGCCGAGAACTTGATATAGTCGAGCGAGAAATGGTCTTCTCCCAAGTGGTCTTTAATAGCTCTACGAGTTTGGTCCATCAAACTCTGCTGTTGGTTGAGGGCTTCAGCTCCGCGATCGGACCACTCTTGCCGCATGCGAGCAGCGAGTTGTTGAGCCTTAGCCCTGCCCCGAGGAGAATCAGATAGCTGAGCGATCGCCGGGAGATAGTCATTGTCGATCAAATTAGAGAGCCAAGCACGTTTACCC from Trichocoleus sp. FACHB-46 harbors:
- a CDS encoding protelomerase family protein; translated protein: MGKRAWLSNLIDNDYLPAIAQLSDSPRGRAKAQQLAARMRQEWSDRGAEALNQQQSLMDQTRRAIKDHLGEDHFSLDYIKFSAEEYTQLNDEKQRSVSERNEDVKPLHNPDGIVATAVRLLESPEWAEVAAALAVLTGRRSSELLSTAKFEPKTRWSVVFTGALKRGGETQTLSFEIPTLTTSEKVCKALAKIRRELPETQELPAKEVNARFGPAVAAACDRHFSDLVPPRAGGNLYTHLFRAVYATIAIFWYCPPRVDPVEFRAAIQGHYAVLDEHNPELRRSLAASRHYADFEIADSVIAQYAGKRKGIKLGLGGIQPIAPFQDRTDGTQIGERRRSQRTSLRIWKDDQAAIAHILEHFDGKLQPDKMSAWVAWSLQQLAAKATMAELEETTVGEAMEVEPVEAIALVETEEITTPDEVEATLAIASRPETNETALEPLEESEVSQPIQSTEFINNLSLEQPTANGLESKLDKLLDVMAQFVQFQLQAQTPQIQQATEQNAIAPPGTTTLPAPVPGSDPTTQPAIADQAIDTAEKTNTEESKPRKYKTGEADAIVHQAIDAIIQHNNLPNQLHDLKWAITINGLKNFSTNQRVIERIMQERKDEIDAHHQLHQLLPGHNHRHKRKRKIGDVVKIRLMLRRLTQN